A window of Desulforhopalus sp. contains these coding sequences:
- a CDS encoding propionyl-CoA synthetase, producing MANYDAVFQHSLKNPEEFWGEAAKSITWFKKYDKVLDSSNAPFYKWFPGGKMNTCYNAIDRHVEGGRADQVAIIYDSPVTNTLKKITYKELLEKVSTFAGALASQGVGKGDTVVIYMPMIPEAAIAMLACARLGAIHSVVFGGFAPHELAIRIDHAQPKLLITASGAIEGKKVLSYKPLVDSAIEQSTHEVKKVILFQRDIVKSEMIPGRDLDWADLASKSKPVGCTEVDATDPLYILYTSGTTGMPKGVLRDNGGHAVALYWTMKNLYNINPGEVWWSASDVGWVVGHSYIVYAPLLQGSTSVFYEGKPVGTPDAGAFWRVISQHKVKSLFTAPTAFRAIKKEDPQGVHFAKYDTSCFECLYLAGERTDPDTLHWAEKLIGVPIIDHWWQTETGWAIVGNCRGIEQLPVKEGSPTKAMPGYDVRVVNDEGEVVPKGTEGNIVIKLPLPPGTLTTLWRNDERFVKSYMSKFPGYYETSDGGYIDEDGYVYVMGRMDDVINIAGHRLSTGAMEEIISNHPDIAECAVFGADDQMKGQLPVGLFVVKAGVTRDGEEIKKELVKMVRETIGPIACFKDACQVVRLPKTRSGKILRGTMRSIANNKEYRTPSTIDDPAILTEITEALTKMGYVKK from the coding sequence ATGGCTAATTATGATGCAGTGTTTCAACACAGTTTGAAGAATCCTGAGGAGTTTTGGGGGGAAGCAGCGAAAAGCATCACTTGGTTCAAAAAGTACGATAAAGTCTTAGACTCCTCCAATGCGCCGTTTTATAAGTGGTTTCCCGGCGGAAAAATGAATACCTGTTATAACGCCATCGATCGGCATGTTGAGGGTGGTCGGGCTGATCAGGTTGCAATCATCTATGACAGTCCAGTAACCAATACCCTTAAGAAAATTACCTATAAAGAGTTGTTGGAAAAGGTTTCGACCTTTGCCGGGGCCTTGGCTAGTCAAGGTGTAGGTAAAGGTGATACCGTCGTAATTTATATGCCGATGATTCCAGAGGCGGCGATAGCAATGCTGGCTTGCGCCAGATTAGGGGCAATCCACTCGGTTGTTTTTGGAGGCTTCGCTCCCCACGAGCTGGCAATCCGCATTGATCATGCGCAGCCGAAATTGTTGATTACTGCTTCCGGTGCCATCGAAGGCAAAAAGGTTCTTTCCTATAAACCTCTTGTCGATAGCGCCATTGAGCAATCTACCCATGAAGTAAAGAAAGTCATTCTCTTCCAGCGCGATATCGTTAAATCAGAAATGATTCCGGGTCGTGACCTTGACTGGGCCGACCTGGCCAGCAAAAGTAAGCCGGTTGGTTGCACGGAAGTTGATGCAACTGATCCGCTCTACATCCTCTATACCTCTGGTACCACCGGAATGCCTAAAGGCGTTCTCAGGGACAACGGCGGACATGCTGTTGCTCTGTATTGGACGATGAAAAATCTCTACAACATCAATCCGGGCGAGGTGTGGTGGTCTGCTTCTGATGTTGGCTGGGTTGTTGGCCATTCATACATTGTCTATGCCCCTCTCCTGCAGGGTTCAACTTCCGTTTTTTATGAAGGAAAACCGGTTGGTACACCAGATGCCGGGGCTTTCTGGCGAGTTATTTCACAACATAAAGTGAAATCGCTGTTTACGGCACCCACTGCTTTCCGAGCTATTAAAAAGGAAGATCCGCAGGGCGTTCATTTTGCCAAATACGACACTTCCTGTTTTGAATGTTTGTATCTCGCAGGTGAGCGTACTGACCCCGATACCCTCCATTGGGCAGAAAAATTGATCGGCGTACCGATCATTGATCATTGGTGGCAAACTGAGACAGGTTGGGCCATTGTCGGTAATTGTCGTGGGATTGAGCAACTGCCGGTTAAAGAAGGTTCGCCGACCAAGGCCATGCCCGGTTACGATGTGCGAGTGGTAAACGATGAAGGAGAAGTAGTGCCCAAGGGAACCGAGGGCAACATCGTCATCAAACTGCCTTTGCCGCCAGGAACCCTGACAACCCTTTGGCGAAATGATGAGCGTTTTGTCAAATCCTACATGAGTAAGTTTCCGGGATATTACGAAACAAGTGACGGCGGATATATTGATGAAGACGGCTATGTGTATGTAATGGGCCGTATGGACGATGTAATCAATATCGCCGGTCACAGGTTGTCGACGGGTGCCATGGAGGAGATTATTTCCAACCATCCTGATATCGCTGAATGTGCCGTCTTCGGTGCCGATGATCAGATGAAGGGCCAGTTGCCTGTCGGCCTCTTCGTGGTCAAGGCTGGAGTCACCCGCGATGGAGAGGAAATCAAGAAGGAATTGGTGAAGATGGTTCGTGAGACTATCGGCCCAATTGCCTGTTTCAAAGATGCTTGCCAGGTGGTCAGGTTACCGAAAACCAGGTCTGGCAAGATTCTTCGTGGAACCATGCGTTCTATTGCCAACAATAAAGAGTACAGAACCCCGTCAACTATCGATGATCCGGCAATTTTGACCGAGATTACCGAGGCGTTGACGAAAATGGGATATGTAAAGAAATAG